A genomic segment from Rubrobacter tropicus encodes:
- a CDS encoding 2Fe-2S iron-sulfur cluster-binding protein, translating to MPRIEVEGAGTFDVGEGKRLVLAIEEDAGVDILHRCGAYAKCTTCRIEYLEGEPDRMTRAELEVLQSRNLLGEVRLSCQAVCDHDIKVRPLMTVTSTGLDGPGNKPEPNITPEPEWVEKPAG from the coding sequence TTGCCCAGGATCGAAGTAGAAGGCGCTGGCACTTTCGACGTCGGGGAGGGCAAGCGGCTGGTCCTCGCCATCGAGGAGGACGCCGGCGTCGACATCCTCCACCGCTGCGGCGCGTACGCCAAGTGCACCACCTGTCGCATCGAGTACCTCGAAGGCGAACCCGACCGGATGACGCGGGCCGAGCTCGAAGTCCTCCAGAGCCGCAACCTTCTTGGGGAGGTCCGCCTCTCCTGCCAGGCCGTCTGCGACCACGACATAAAGGTCCGTCCCCTGATGACCGTCACCTCCACGGGCCTCGACGGACCGGGCAACAAGCCGGAGCCGAACATAACGCCGGAACCTGAATGGGTGGAGAAGCCGGCCGGGTAG
- a CDS encoding aminoglycoside phosphotransferase family protein, with protein MNFPPIPEDFVRTQTSLHGDAGAAWLDRLPALTGEFEERWSLSVGPPFPNLSYNWVAPALREGGTPAVLKLSFPGEKEFGTEAAALEVFAGGGICRLLELDLDRGAMLLERLEPGTPLTALRSDEEATATAAGVMKKLWRPAPAGHAFPTVADWARGFDRLRRRFGGGTGPMQARLVEEAESLFADLLASQGEPLLLHGDLHQENILKAGREPWLAIDPKGVVGEAAYDTAALLHNPAQALDTPDPKKLLERRLEVLSGELGLDRARIRAWGLAQAVLAGYWTLEDGGSVWDEALVFARLLEEIED; from the coding sequence ATGAACTTTCCACCCATCCCCGAAGACTTCGTCCGCACCCAGACCTCGCTCCACGGCGACGCGGGCGCCGCCTGGCTGGACCGCCTGCCGGCCCTCACCGGAGAGTTCGAGGAACGCTGGTCCCTGTCCGTAGGCCCCCCGTTCCCGAACCTCTCCTACAACTGGGTGGCGCCCGCGCTCCGCGAGGGCGGCACGCCCGCAGTCCTGAAACTCTCATTCCCCGGGGAGAAGGAGTTCGGGACCGAGGCCGCGGCGCTGGAGGTCTTCGCCGGCGGGGGCATCTGCCGCCTGCTGGAGTTGGACCTAGACAGGGGAGCGATGCTTCTGGAACGCCTCGAACCGGGGACGCCGCTCACCGCCCTCCGAAGCGACGAAGAGGCAACCGCCACGGCCGCGGGCGTGATGAAGAAGCTCTGGCGCCCCGCCCCGGCCGGCCACGCGTTCCCAACGGTCGCGGACTGGGCCAGGGGCTTCGACCGTCTGAGACGGCGTTTCGGCGGCGGCACGGGGCCGATGCAGGCCCGGCTCGTCGAGGAGGCCGAGTCTCTCTTCGCCGACCTCCTCGCCTCGCAGGGCGAGCCGCTCCTGCTCCACGGCGACCTACACCAGGAGAACATCCTGAAAGCGGGCCGCGAACCGTGGCTCGCCATAGACCCTAAAGGCGTGGTCGGCGAAGCGGCCTACGACACCGCGGCACTCCTCCACAACCCGGCACAAGCGCTCGACACGCCAGACCCGAAGAAGCTCCTCGAACGGCGCCTCGAGGTGCTATCGGGAGAACTCGGCCTCGACCGCGCCCGCATCCGGGCATGGGGCCTGGCCCAGGCCGTCCTCGCCGGATACTGGACCCTGGAAGACGGCGGAAGCGTGTGGGACGAGGCGTTGGTTTTCGCCCGGTTGCTCGAAGAGATCGAGGATTAG
- a CDS encoding DUF4097 family beta strand repeat-containing protein → MGASGRGGPRRPGREGPQNRPPNRTRRSGESPAGPNLLTVVAALLVLALLVVVAVFLWRTLGDEVPGSSVAEDSIDSGREPKVEITNGPGSVTVEGAEGSEAVEYEVTRYAVAGDPAAARSAASEVPVNVAREGSTVTLETNGGGETGADYSVVVPAGGGVEVESEEGDVEVSGVDGAVTVRAASGDVAVRDVAGDITVEAEMGDVVVGGIRTDTGNVELAVESGDVALEDLIVGTLEATVETGDVTLSGRFSGDGRVSVGTGDVTARLPSDDVTDLSLETLVGKVSRDTPDENARPENRKGGNE, encoded by the coding sequence GTGGGGGCTAGCGGCAGGGGCGGTCCCCGCCGCCCAGGACGCGAAGGGCCGCAGAACCGCCCCCCAAACAGGACGCGCAGGTCCGGAGAAAGCCCGGCCGGGCCCAACCTCCTGACGGTAGTGGCGGCCCTGCTCGTCCTCGCGTTGCTCGTCGTGGTGGCCGTCTTCCTTTGGCGGACCCTGGGTGATGAGGTGCCCGGCTCCAGCGTCGCCGAGGACTCCATAGACTCGGGCCGAGAGCCGAAGGTGGAGATCACCAACGGCCCCGGAAGCGTCACCGTAGAGGGGGCGGAAGGCTCCGAAGCCGTCGAGTACGAGGTAACGCGGTACGCGGTCGCCGGGGACCCGGCGGCGGCCAGGAGCGCGGCGTCCGAGGTCCCCGTCAACGTGGCGCGCGAGGGATCGACGGTGACGCTGGAGACGAACGGCGGCGGCGAGACGGGCGCGGACTACTCGGTTGTGGTCCCGGCCGGCGGCGGCGTCGAGGTGGAGTCCGAAGAGGGTGACGTGGAGGTTTCGGGGGTGGACGGCGCCGTTACGGTGCGGGCGGCATCGGGCGACGTGGCGGTAAGGGACGTCGCCGGGGACATCACGGTCGAGGCCGAGATGGGCGACGTCGTAGTTGGCGGCATCAGGACGGACACGGGCAACGTGGAGCTTGCCGTCGAGTCCGGGGACGTCGCGCTGGAGGACCTGATCGTGGGCACCCTCGAGGCAACGGTGGAGACGGGCGACGTGACCCTCTCGGGGCGCTTCTCGGGCGACGGCCGCGTCTCCGTCGGCACGGGCGACGTGACGGCCCGTCTCCCCTCGGACGACGTCACGGACCTCTCCCTGGAGACCCTGGTCGGCAAAGTCTCGCGCGACACACCCGACGAGAACGCGCGGCCCGAAAACCGGAAGGGCGGCAACGAGTAG
- a CDS encoding LLM class F420-dependent oxidoreductase, with protein MAVDFGVFVPQGWRMDLVGIEDPYEQYEAMTRVAKVADGTGAYDSIWVYDHFHTVPEPTRETTFEAWTISAGLARDTDRVKIGQMVTCNGYRNPALLAKMASTVDVMSNGRLLFGLGAGWYEHEWLAYGYGFPEVPVRMRMFKEACEIIHRMFTEDDLVFDGEFYKLDKPINEPKGVSEPHPPIWIGGGGEKVTLKLVARYGDACNVGGDIDTLKHKFEVLKGHCENENRPYEDITRSTSINAYLLEPGENPEEATREARGPKSYDEYSQEFMVGTADEIVERLQPMADAGVNYFIAYLPRVAHEPEMVERFAKEVVPAVS; from the coding sequence GTGGCGGTTGACTTCGGGGTGTTCGTGCCGCAGGGCTGGCGGATGGACCTCGTTGGGATAGAAGATCCCTACGAGCAGTACGAGGCGATGACGCGGGTGGCGAAGGTCGCGGACGGGACCGGCGCCTACGATTCCATCTGGGTCTACGACCACTTCCACACCGTCCCCGAACCGACCAGGGAGACCACCTTCGAGGCGTGGACCATAAGCGCCGGGTTGGCGCGGGACACAGATAGGGTCAAGATCGGGCAGATGGTCACCTGCAACGGCTACCGCAACCCGGCGCTGCTGGCCAAGATGGCCTCGACGGTCGACGTCATGAGCAACGGGCGGCTGCTCTTCGGGCTCGGGGCCGGCTGGTACGAGCACGAGTGGCTCGCCTACGGCTACGGCTTCCCCGAGGTACCCGTCAGGATGCGCATGTTCAAGGAGGCGTGCGAGATCATCCACCGCATGTTCACCGAAGACGACCTCGTCTTCGACGGCGAGTTCTACAAACTGGACAAACCGATAAACGAGCCAAAAGGCGTGAGCGAACCGCACCCGCCGATCTGGATCGGGGGCGGCGGCGAAAAAGTAACCCTGAAGCTCGTGGCCCGCTACGGCGACGCCTGTAACGTCGGCGGCGATATCGACACCCTCAAACACAAGTTCGAGGTTCTAAAAGGCCACTGCGAGAACGAGAACCGCCCCTACGAAGACATCACCCGCTCCACCTCCATAAACGCCTACCTGCTCGAACCCGGCGAGAACCCCGAAGAAGCGACCAGAGAGGCCCGCGGCCCCAAGAGCTACGACGAGTACAGCCAGGAGTTCATGGTAGGCACCGCAGACGAGATCGTAGAACGCCTCCAGCCGATGGCCGACGCGGGCGTCAACTACTTCATAGCCTACCTGCCCCGCGTCGCCCACGAGCCCGAGATGGTCGAGCGCTTCGCGAAAGAGGTAGTGCCAGCGGTCTCCTAG
- a CDS encoding TQO small subunit DoxD, whose translation MVWVRVLVGAVWLNGGIEKLLNPDFPRQFADSLAAGGFVSQAPPFFRGFMQGTVVPNAELFAQIVRAGELTLGIALLLGFLTNLAAVGSIVLSSMILLSAGGVRLGTGLGAPEFITINVLVALISLVIIFSPAAKRLSVDAGLARRSPGLSPLLVNRRERT comes from the coding sequence ATGGTGTGGGTGCGCGTCCTGGTTGGCGCCGTGTGGCTGAACGGCGGGATCGAGAAACTGCTGAACCCGGATTTCCCCCGACAATTCGCCGATAGCCTGGCGGCCGGCGGCTTCGTCTCCCAGGCGCCCCCGTTTTTCCGCGGGTTCATGCAGGGCACGGTGGTCCCGAACGCCGAGCTCTTCGCGCAGATAGTGCGGGCCGGCGAGCTCACGCTCGGCATCGCGTTGCTGCTCGGTTTTCTTACCAACCTCGCGGCCGTTGGCAGCATCGTTTTGAGCTCCATGATCCTGCTCTCCGCGGGCGGCGTGCGGCTCGGGACGGGCCTCGGGGCCCCCGAGTTCATCACCATAAACGTGCTGGTGGCCCTGATTTCGCTGGTCATCATCTTCAGCCCCGCCGCCAAACGCCTCTCCGTGGACGCGGGCCTCGCCCGCCGAAGCCCCGGCCTCTCGCCCCTGCTGGTCAACCGCAGAGAACGGACCTGA
- a CDS encoding ABC transporter ATP-binding protein, whose product MGAVISTEGLTKVYGRKGRGIKDVDLEVDEGEVFGFLGPNGAGKTTTIRTLLGFMRPTAGRAEIFGLDTRKRSVEVRARVGNLPGEFALEDRTTGDGLLRFFARLRGVGDLGYAHELAERFGADLHRPMRRLSRGNKQKIGLIQAMFHRPPLLILDEPTGGLDPLVQEEFLDVVEETKAEGRTVFFSSHVLSEVERVCDRVGIIREGELVTVEPTHEIVDKAFRHVTLTFDEPVDGGPFAALPGVEDLRAAGPRLSFTLHSEPDGMIKQASKHRLVGLEYERPSLEEIFLTYYGQEGGK is encoded by the coding sequence GTGGGCGCCGTCATAAGCACCGAGGGGCTAACGAAAGTCTACGGGCGCAAGGGGCGCGGGATCAAAGACGTGGACCTCGAAGTGGACGAGGGCGAAGTCTTCGGGTTTCTGGGGCCGAACGGGGCCGGCAAGACGACCACCATTCGGACGTTGCTCGGGTTTATGAGGCCGACGGCGGGAAGGGCCGAGATCTTCGGTCTCGACACGCGGAAGCGGAGCGTGGAGGTGCGGGCCCGCGTCGGGAACCTTCCGGGTGAGTTCGCGCTGGAGGACAGGACGACCGGGGATGGGTTGCTACGGTTCTTCGCGAGGCTGCGCGGGGTTGGGGACCTCGGGTACGCGCACGAGTTGGCGGAGCGTTTCGGGGCGGACCTTCACCGTCCGATGCGGCGGCTCTCGCGGGGCAACAAGCAGAAGATCGGGCTAATACAGGCCATGTTCCACAGGCCGCCGCTCCTGATCCTGGACGAGCCAACCGGAGGCCTCGACCCGCTTGTCCAGGAGGAGTTCCTCGACGTCGTTGAGGAGACGAAGGCCGAGGGGCGGACGGTGTTCTTTTCCTCGCACGTTCTCTCCGAAGTCGAGCGGGTCTGCGACCGCGTCGGGATCATCCGCGAGGGCGAGCTCGTGACCGTCGAGCCGACCCACGAGATAGTGGACAAAGCCTTCCGGCACGTGACGCTCACCTTCGACGAGCCCGTCGACGGAGGGCCTTTCGCGGCGCTGCCGGGCGTCGAAGACCTGAGAGCCGCCGGGCCGAGGCTCTCGTTCACGCTCCATTCCGAGCCGGATGGGATGATCAAGCAGGCCTCGAAGCACCGCCTGGTTGGCCTGGAATACGAGCGTCCGAGCCTGGAGGAGATCTTCCTGACCTACTACGGGCAAGAAGGAGGGAAGTGA
- a CDS encoding MIP/aquaporin family protein, with product MSDRGGREDDLNWDLPPREGGSRRDRGYDRDEGLLDEPFLGERQATPTSGRGSGGAGRGGVQRRSARERSGSGSGTGLYGSQIGSNVLPAAVAELIGTFILVYTGTAVVVATVLERPITGLPYDSLAIPLAFGLVLVALVAALGHVSGAHLNPAITLGLAVTRKFPWNFVPAYIGAQLLGAILAAVATWITFGAEARNQVGLASPATGPGVGFLQAVLVEIFITFILVFVVISVATDERAPAGVAPIAVGFALAAAIFIGGPTTGAAVNPARALGPIIVAWNNWDLALIYIIGPIIGGILAAVLYDNFISRADAPG from the coding sequence ATGTCGGATAGGGGTGGAAGGGAAGACGACCTGAACTGGGATCTTCCCCCACGCGAGGGCGGCTCCCGCCGCGACCGGGGTTACGACCGCGACGAGGGCCTGCTCGACGAGCCGTTCCTGGGCGAGCGGCAGGCCACGCCGACCTCTGGCCGCGGTTCCGGCGGGGCGGGGCGGGGAGGCGTGCAGAGGAGAAGCGCCAGGGAGCGTTCGGGTTCCGGGTCGGGCACCGGCCTCTACGGGAGCCAGATCGGCTCTAACGTGTTGCCCGCCGCCGTGGCGGAGCTTATCGGCACCTTTATCCTGGTCTACACCGGCACCGCCGTTGTCGTGGCGACCGTCCTCGAGCGGCCGATAACGGGCCTGCCCTACGACTCGCTCGCCATACCACTCGCCTTCGGCCTCGTGCTGGTCGCCCTGGTCGCCGCCCTCGGGCACGTCTCGGGGGCACATCTGAACCCGGCGATAACCCTAGGCCTCGCCGTTACCAGGAAGTTTCCCTGGAACTTCGTGCCGGCCTACATAGGGGCGCAGCTATTGGGGGCCATCCTGGCCGCCGTCGCGACCTGGATCACGTTCGGGGCCGAGGCCCGCAACCAGGTCGGCCTCGCCTCCCCCGCGACCGGGCCCGGCGTCGGCTTCTTGCAGGCCGTGCTCGTCGAGATCTTCATAACTTTCATCCTCGTGTTCGTGGTCATCTCGGTCGCCACCGACGAGAGGGCGCCGGCCGGCGTGGCGCCGATAGCGGTCGGGTTCGCGCTCGCCGCCGCCATCTTCATAGGCGGCCCGACGACCGGGGCGGCCGTCAACCCGGCCCGCGCCCTCGGCCCGATAATCGTGGCCTGGAACAACTGGGACCTGGCCCTGATCTACATAATCGGTCCCATAATCGGTGGCATCCTGGCCGCGGTCCTCTATGATAACTTTATCTCAAGGGCCGACGCGCCCGGATAG
- a CDS encoding QcrA and Rieske domain-containing protein: MGKISRETFIRLSAALGVGAASASLAACGGGGSSGGSGSGSGGGSGGGASTPAASGPASGETTMMSGETTMAGATSGGSAIAQESEVAPGSAVKFKDGGKDAVLIHLDDGNFVAYSAICTHAGCTVAYKNAQLACPCHGSVFDPANGAEVVSGPAQTPLPEIPVEVQNGEVVKA, from the coding sequence TTGGGGAAGATCTCGCGCGAAACGTTCATCCGTCTCTCCGCTGCCCTCGGCGTCGGGGCAGCCTCCGCCTCCCTGGCGGCCTGCGGCGGCGGTGGAAGCTCCGGAGGATCGGGTAGCGGCTCCGGTGGCGGCTCCGGTGGCGGGGCGAGCACCCCGGCGGCTTCCGGCCCCGCTTCGGGGGAGACGACGATGATGTCGGGCGAGACCACCATGGCGGGTGCCACGTCCGGCGGGTCCGCCATCGCGCAGGAGTCCGAGGTCGCGCCGGGGAGCGCCGTGAAGTTCAAGGACGGGGGCAAGGACGCCGTGCTGATCCACCTGGACGACGGAAACTTCGTGGCCTACTCCGCCATCTGCACCCACGCGGGCTGCACCGTCGCCTACAAGAACGCCCAGCTTGCCTGCCCGTGCCACGGCTCGGTCTTCGACCCGGCCAACGGCGCCGAGGTAGTCTCCGGCCCTGCCCAGACCCCGCTGCCAGAGATCCCGGTCGAAGTGCAGAACGGCGAGGTGGTAAAGGCCTGA
- a CDS encoding cob(I)yrinic acid a,c-diamide adenosyltransferase: MSEHDNNPPVSTGRGDDGTTTLLGSGRMGKNDPRIVVLGDVDEASSFLGLARAEAEGELAELLIELQRLLYRVMGDVAMPKEDDLVGEADLDLVDRALEDWRNRTEIPREFVIPGESRLGALLDVARSVVRRAERSLVAAGYGQGHPYAVRVVNRLSDLLFVVARNADGGKTLSKG; the protein is encoded by the coding sequence TTGAGCGAACACGACAACAACCCGCCGGTCTCTACCGGGCGGGGCGACGACGGGACCACCACCCTGCTCGGCTCGGGCAGGATGGGCAAGAACGACCCACGGATAGTCGTGCTCGGCGACGTGGACGAGGCAAGCTCTTTTCTGGGCCTGGCCCGCGCCGAGGCGGAAGGGGAACTTGCGGAGCTCCTGATCGAGTTGCAGCGGCTCCTCTACCGGGTCATGGGCGACGTCGCCATGCCCAAAGAGGACGATCTCGTCGGAGAGGCCGATCTGGATCTCGTGGACCGGGCGCTCGAGGATTGGCGGAACCGGACCGAGATCCCCAGAGAGTTCGTCATTCCCGGCGAGAGCCGGCTCGGGGCGCTGCTCGACGTCGCCCGCTCCGTCGTGCGCCGCGCGGAGCGGAGCCTCGTCGCCGCCGGCTACGGACAGGGACACCCCTACGCCGTCAGGGTAGTCAACCGGCTCTCCGACCTGCTCTTCGTCGTCGCGCGCAACGCGGACGGCGGCAAGACCCTGTCGAAAGGATGA
- a CDS encoding YIP1 family protein — translation MDRHRGRYGGSPEDFWGALRGAWLAPRDFFAGLDPDAGFVRPTLFVSMVLYLNLVLGEALQAVWAGEFNVGFLYVLFFGLVVSLVLAPFLISGLAVLVQVIHAGGPSRHGFRTLYRHLAYAAGIGIVLWVPFGPLVAIPYGAYVATTAVRSALDADWRRAAAAALIPLGAVVLILLLLTGLDEIPDLLTNPPGS, via the coding sequence GTGGACCGTCACCGCGGCAGGTACGGCGGCTCCCCGGAGGACTTCTGGGGGGCGCTGCGGGGCGCCTGGCTCGCCCCGAGGGATTTCTTCGCCGGGCTCGACCCCGACGCCGGGTTCGTCAGGCCGACCCTCTTCGTCTCGATGGTCCTCTACCTCAACCTGGTGCTGGGGGAGGCGTTGCAGGCGGTCTGGGCAGGGGAGTTCAACGTCGGCTTCCTATACGTGCTCTTCTTCGGGCTCGTCGTCTCCCTGGTGCTCGCCCCTTTCCTCATCTCCGGCCTTGCCGTGCTCGTGCAGGTAATCCACGCCGGAGGCCCGTCCCGCCACGGCTTCCGCACCCTGTACCGCCACCTCGCCTACGCGGCCGGCATCGGAATAGTGCTCTGGGTCCCCTTCGGCCCGCTCGTGGCCATCCCCTACGGCGCCTACGTCGCAACCACGGCCGTAAGATCGGCCCTCGACGCCGACTGGCGCCGGGCGGCGGCGGCGGCCCTGATCCCGCTAGGAGCTGTGGTTCTGATCCTGCTCCTGCTAACGGGCCTGGACGAGATCCCCGACCTCCTGACGAACCCACCAGGAAGCTGA
- a CDS encoding GbsR/MarR family transcriptional regulator yields MDEERLHYAEDFGLLFERAGGSRMLGRVLGVLLTAEPPERSAGELANELRASRGSISQATRTLVQMGMVRRLSRPGERRDYFRMESDAWQETTRQQMALIGVFQEMAERGLRLLDPGSREAREGLEEMRDFYAFWKKELPVVLERWDEEKERRKTGAMRKE; encoded by the coding sequence GTGGACGAGGAGCGCTTGCATTACGCGGAGGATTTCGGTCTTCTCTTCGAGCGGGCCGGGGGATCGCGGATGTTGGGGCGGGTGTTGGGGGTATTGTTGACCGCGGAGCCGCCCGAGCGGTCCGCCGGGGAGTTGGCGAACGAGTTGAGGGCGAGTCGGGGCTCTATCAGCCAGGCGACGCGTACGCTCGTGCAGATGGGGATGGTACGGCGGTTGAGTCGGCCCGGGGAGCGGCGGGACTACTTCCGCATGGAGTCTGACGCCTGGCAGGAGACTACGCGGCAGCAGATGGCCTTGATCGGGGTGTTCCAGGAGATGGCCGAGCGCGGTCTGCGACTCCTCGACCCCGGTAGCCGGGAGGCCAGGGAGGGCCTCGAAGAGATGCGGGACTTCTACGCTTTCTGGAAAAAGGAGTTGCCCGTCGTCCTGGAGCGCTGGGACGAGGAAAAGGAACGTCGGAAAACAGGGGCGATGCGTAAGGAGTAG
- a CDS encoding phosphomannose isomerase type II C-terminal cupin domain: MDQTPPSIKVEKPWGKFEQYTHNLPSTVKIITVAPGGTLSRQYHHHRDELWVVIDPGACVELDEKVLSPEPGEKLYIPRGTVHRLSADGKEPVRILEVSFGEFDEEDIVRLEDVYGRAVQ, encoded by the coding sequence TTGGACCAGACACCGCCATCCATCAAGGTAGAGAAGCCCTGGGGGAAGTTCGAGCAGTACACGCACAACCTGCCCTCCACGGTCAAGATCATCACGGTCGCCCCCGGCGGCACGCTCTCGCGCCAGTACCACCACCACCGCGACGAGCTGTGGGTGGTCATAGACCCCGGCGCGTGCGTCGAGTTGGACGAGAAGGTCCTCTCGCCGGAGCCCGGTGAGAAGCTCTACATCCCCCGCGGGACGGTCCACAGGCTGTCGGCGGATGGCAAGGAGCCCGTTCGGATACTCGAGGTCTCCTTCGGGGAGTTCGACGAGGAAGACATAGTGCGCCTCGAAGACGTCTACGGCCGCGCGGTTCAGTGA